A single window of Stigmatopora nigra isolate UIUO_SnigA chromosome 20, RoL_Snig_1.1, whole genome shotgun sequence DNA harbors:
- the ostc gene encoding oligosaccharyltransferase complex subunit ostc — protein METLYSIPFSVLECPNVKLKKPSWVHMPSAMTVYAVVIVSYFLITGGIIYDVIVEPPSVGSMTDEHGHQRPVAFLAYRVNGQYIMEGLASSFLFTMGGLGFIILDRSNAPNIPKLNRFLLLFIGFVSVILSFFMARVFMRMKLPGYLMG, from the exons ATGGAGACTTTATACAGCATACCTTTCTCTGTGCTCGAATGCCCCAATGTGAAGCTGAAGAAGCCGTCTTGGGTGCATATGCCATCCGCCATGACCGTTTACGCAGTGGTCATCGTTTCCTATTTTCTCATCACCGGAG GTATCATCTATGACGTCATTGTGGAACCACCTAGTGTCGGTTCGATGACCGATGAGCACGGACACCAACGACCGGTTGCATTTCTGGCATACag GGTTAACGGCCAATACATCATGGAGGGCTTGGCGTCCAGCTTCCTCTTCACGATGGGGGGGCTGGGCTTCATCATCCTGGACCGTTCCAACGCACCCAACATCCCCAAGCTCAACCGCTTCCTGCTCCTCTTCATCGGCTTCGTCAGCGTCATCCTCAGCTTCTTCATGGCCAGAGTGTTCATGCGCATGAAATTACC TGGCTATCTTATGGGTTGA
- the rpl34 gene encoding large ribosomal subunit protein eL34 — MVQRLTYRRRLSYNTSSNKTRLSRTPGNRIVYLYTKKVGKAPKSSCGIGPGRLRGVRAVRPRVLMRLSKTKKHVNRAYGGSMCAKSVRDRIKRAFLIEEQKIVVKVLKAQAQSQKSK, encoded by the exons ATGGTGCAACGCCTGACTTACAGACGTAGGCTGTCCTACAATACATCGTCCAACAAAACCAGACT atccCGGACGCCTGGAAACCGTATTGTGTACTTGTACACAAAGAAAGTTGGCAAAGCCCCCAAATCATCTTGTGGGATAGGCCCAGGAAGACTGCGGGGA GTCCGAGCTGTGAGACCACGAGTCCTCATGAGGCTGTCCAAGACCAAGAAGCACGTGAACAGGGCTTACGGAGGCTCCATGTGCGCCAAGTCTGTTCGTGACAG GATCAAGCGTGCTTTCCTGATCGAGGAGCAGAAGATTGTCGTCAAGGTGCTCAAGGCACAAGCACAGAGCCAAAAGTCAAAGTAA